From one Verrucomicrobiia bacterium genomic stretch:
- a CDS encoding hemolysin family protein, giving the protein MTEVTWLAVLGIVLFGGASFFFAVAETALFSLSKWQIRQVTEKNPAKGDLVSRLLNQPQELLGALALGNTLSSAAVMAIGLWMGLAGGWFLVWTVITTAVLLLLGCEVLPKTLAVRRPESWALRVAKPLFAWHAFVRPFREIAQRVNDTILRVTIPKSIKPANSVTDADYRELLEMAYHHGMLMKSERDIILEIVRLDQRTVKEVMRPRAKMDGVTDTMTVEEMRAEARRLKHRRLPMYDEENDTIIGVLNTRELLLNPSSDLEEALEFPSFVPESMNLLQLLVSLQRQQRGLALVLDEYGELAGIVTLEIILEELVGDIRSEGEVAEFKLEKLAEGRWRVNGTLKIGEFGDEYPDLGEIAGVETMGGLLMSQLGVVPNAGESVIYKGIKLTAKAVDERRVREVLVEVAKRKGLV; this is encoded by the coding sequence ATGACGGAAGTCACATGGCTGGCAGTGTTGGGCATCGTCCTGTTTGGCGGGGCGAGCTTCTTCTTTGCTGTCGCCGAAACAGCCTTGTTCTCGCTAAGCAAGTGGCAGATCCGCCAGGTGACGGAGAAGAACCCGGCTAAAGGGGATTTGGTGAGCAGGTTGCTCAACCAGCCGCAGGAGTTGCTTGGCGCTTTGGCTCTGGGGAATACCCTTTCCAGTGCGGCGGTCATGGCCATCGGCCTCTGGATGGGGCTGGCGGGTGGGTGGTTTTTAGTGTGGACGGTGATCACTACGGCGGTGTTGTTGCTCTTGGGGTGTGAGGTTTTGCCCAAGACCTTGGCCGTGCGGCGGCCGGAATCATGGGCTTTGCGGGTGGCCAAACCGCTCTTTGCGTGGCACGCGTTCGTCAGGCCTTTCCGTGAGATCGCCCAGCGGGTGAATGACACGATCTTGCGCGTGACGATTCCCAAGTCCATCAAGCCGGCAAACTCGGTGACGGATGCCGATTATCGTGAATTGTTGGAAATGGCGTATCACCACGGGATGCTCATGAAGTCCGAGCGGGATATCATCTTGGAGATCGTCCGGCTGGATCAACGCACCGTTAAGGAGGTCATGCGGCCACGTGCGAAGATGGATGGTGTGACGGATACGATGACCGTCGAAGAGATGCGCGCGGAAGCGAGGCGGCTGAAGCATCGCCGCCTGCCGATGTATGATGAGGAGAACGATACGATCATCGGTGTGCTGAACACCCGTGAACTTTTATTGAACCCGAGTTCAGACTTGGAAGAGGCGCTGGAGTTTCCCTCGTTCGTGCCGGAGAGCATGAATCTTTTGCAACTGCTGGTTAGCTTGCAGCGGCAGCAGCGCGGACTGGCGCTGGTGCTGGATGAGTATGGTGAACTGGCGGGAATCGTGACGCTGGAGATCATTTTGGAAGAGCTGGTCGGTGACATCCGTAGTGAAGGTGAAGTGGCCGAGTTCAAGCTCGAGAAATTGGCAGAAGGCCGCTGGCGGGTGAATGGTACTTTGAAGATCGGCGAGTTCGGGGATGAGTATCCAGATTTGGGTGAGATCGCGGGTGTGGAGACGATGGGTGGCTTGCTGATGTCCCAGCTCGGTGTGGTGCCGAATGCGGGGGAATCGGTCATCTACAAGGGGATCAAACTGACGGCCAAAGCGGTGGATGAACGGCGCGTCCGCGAGGTGTTGGTGGAGGTCGCGAAGCGAAAGGGCCTTGTATGA
- a CDS encoding CNNM domain-containing protein, whose translation MNLMYLFLFIACVTVSFLLSGMEAGVLALSRLRVRQWVRQGNRRARLLNEFLERPENFLWTILVGNTLANIVVVCLMVAALHKHLAEYPWLIAVLLAVLFFAFYMFCDLLPKMLFRHFPNRLCLYLAGPFRLVHLVLSPLVWVIEKFANWVGQLAGGRVFTGQMFATRDEFRLVMQESAQGLTPEERSMIQRVLELHNLTVRQIMMPMEQAVTTAKDVVMSEVLELCREKRLTRLPVMETVGRTRKLAGVLSLKHVLYESTFDVRKKVAEYVQVPVVLEPEMRLEVALQRLQRSGQRMGVVMGRDQKPIGIVTVQDIMRVMFGAVNL comes from the coding sequence ATGAACCTGATGTATCTTTTTCTCTTCATCGCCTGTGTCACGGTTTCATTTCTCCTTTCGGGAATGGAGGCTGGCGTGCTGGCGTTGAGCCGCTTGCGTGTGCGGCAATGGGTGCGCCAGGGCAACCGTCGGGCGCGGTTGCTGAATGAATTTCTGGAACGTCCGGAGAACTTCTTGTGGACGATCCTGGTGGGTAACACCTTGGCGAACATCGTGGTGGTGTGCCTGATGGTGGCGGCGTTGCACAAGCATCTGGCCGAGTATCCCTGGCTTATCGCCGTGCTGCTGGCGGTGCTGTTCTTCGCGTTCTACATGTTCTGCGATTTGTTGCCGAAGATGCTGTTCCGGCATTTCCCTAACCGCCTGTGCCTGTATCTGGCGGGGCCATTCCGTCTGGTGCATCTGGTGTTGTCACCGCTGGTCTGGGTGATCGAGAAGTTCGCGAACTGGGTGGGTCAGCTCGCTGGTGGGCGTGTCTTCACCGGGCAGATGTTCGCGACGCGTGATGAGTTCCGGTTGGTGATGCAAGAGTCCGCGCAAGGGCTCACGCCCGAGGAGCGCAGCATGATCCAGCGCGTGCTGGAACTGCATAATCTCACGGTGCGCCAGATCATGATGCCCATGGAGCAGGCGGTGACCACGGCGAAGGATGTGGTGATGAGCGAGGTGTTGGAGTTATGCCGCGAGAAGCGTCTGACGCGTCTGCCAGTGATGGAGACGGTTGGGCGCACGAGGAAGCTGGCTGGTGTGCTGAGTCTGAAGCATGTGCTCTACGAGAGCACGTTCGATGTGCGGAAGAAGGTGGCCGAATATGTGCAAGTGCCCGTGGTGCTGGAGCCGGAGATGCGGTTGGAAGTAGCGTTGCAACGGTTGCAACGCAGCGGCCAGCGCATGGGGGTGGTGATGGGGCGCGACCAGAAACCAATCGGTATCGTGACGGTGCAGGACATCATGCGCGTTATGTTTGGCGCGGTGAATCTCTGA
- a CDS encoding hemolysin family protein, with amino-acid sequence MESDYMFKLIGGGFLVVFLVFLNGFFVAAEFAIVKIRDTQLVTLEEKGNKRAIVARRVVKNLDASLSATQLGITLASLGLGWFAEPIFASLLAPMLDRLITGEVHMGSFSVGAEKLKHGIAFAFGFSVITFMHIVMGELAPKSMAIQKPLPTTLWIAAPLELFYKLSYPFIWMLNNTSLWMLRQVGIHPASEAELVHSEEELRMLFTSSHEHEGGSELQRKIVFNAMDLKRRIVRDVMRPRQEITALDTEAAIVDCLDVAEKTRYSRFPLCEEGDVDKTLGVVHFKDLYALRSRAKTGRDLKPVARKLIYVPETARLEKVLALFMDRKLHFAIVVDEYGGTTGMVTLENILEELVGQIQDEFDQEKPLLVQLSGGMWDIDGALPLHELSELVGEELNAEDVTTTSGWVTHQKGGFPKKGDEIVIGEFVLRVEEMDMTRVARLRLMKQPIMAAEKTDNAP; translated from the coding sequence ATGGAAAGCGATTACATGTTCAAGTTGATCGGAGGCGGCTTCTTAGTCGTCTTCCTGGTCTTTTTGAACGGCTTCTTTGTGGCGGCGGAATTCGCGATCGTGAAGATCCGCGATACGCAGCTCGTCACGCTGGAGGAGAAGGGGAACAAACGGGCCATCGTGGCCCGGAGGGTGGTGAAGAATCTGGATGCATCGCTCAGTGCCACCCAGTTGGGCATCACCCTGGCGAGCTTGGGATTGGGCTGGTTTGCGGAGCCGATATTTGCGTCATTGCTGGCGCCTATGCTGGACCGCCTGATCACGGGCGAAGTGCATATGGGTTCATTCAGCGTTGGTGCGGAGAAATTAAAGCATGGCATCGCGTTTGCGTTCGGCTTCTCCGTCATCACATTCATGCACATCGTGATGGGTGAGCTGGCTCCGAAGTCGATGGCCATCCAAAAGCCATTGCCCACGACCTTGTGGATCGCGGCACCGTTGGAGCTGTTTTACAAACTTTCCTACCCGTTCATCTGGATGTTGAACAATACATCGCTGTGGATGTTGCGGCAGGTGGGCATTCATCCGGCGAGCGAGGCGGAGCTGGTGCATTCTGAGGAAGAGCTGCGGATGCTTTTCACGTCATCGCACGAGCACGAGGGCGGCAGTGAATTACAGCGCAAGATCGTCTTCAACGCGATGGACCTGAAACGGCGCATCGTGCGGGATGTGATGCGGCCGCGGCAGGAAATCACCGCGCTGGATACTGAGGCTGCGATCGTGGATTGCCTCGATGTGGCGGAGAAGACGCGTTACTCGCGGTTTCCATTATGTGAAGAGGGGGATGTGGATAAGACGCTGGGTGTGGTCCATTTCAAGGACTTGTATGCTTTGCGTTCACGGGCGAAGACGGGGCGTGATCTGAAACCGGTGGCGCGCAAACTCATCTATGTGCCGGAAACGGCGCGGCTGGAAAAGGTTCTCGCCTTGTTCATGGACCGGAAGCTGCACTTCGCCATCGTGGTGGATGAATACGGCGGCACGACGGGCATGGTGACGCTGGAGAATATATTGGAAGAGCTCGTGGGACAGATTCAGGATGAGTTCGACCAGGAAAAGCCACTGCTGGTACAATTGAGTGGCGGGATGTGGGACATCGACGGTGCTTTGCCATTACATGAGCTTTCCGAATTGGTGGGTGAAGAGTTGAACGCGGAAGATGTGACGACCACGAGCGGCTGGGTGACGCATCAAAAGGGCGGTTTCCCGAAAAAAGGCGATGAAATCGTCATTGGAGAATTCGTCTTGCGCGTAGAGGAGATGGATATGACCCGCGTGGCACGCCTGAGACTTATGAAACAGCCCATCATGGCGGCAGAAAAAACCGATAATGCACCATGA
- a CDS encoding alpha-1,2-fucosyltransferase — MIVTRLEGGLGNQLFQYALGRKLSLHHGVELRLDCECYRRDSARKFVLDQFPIQATQATLSDIWRACPSEAASRVVVRLRPSRLAHSVAARLHSPYRLGEFHPVEAMPPLMHGKVVRERHYHFDKEVLRSPNGSALIGFWHSERYFQDVRPQLLAELRVPPGDSAMARRIAECESVSLHVRRTDMVKDPRYTATTAQYCHRAMEVFRAKLERPQFFVFSDDAGWAYENLVTSPDVHMVSEEKGGDAVEEFRLMSHCRHHVLAASTFSWWAAWLNDRPEKVVVAPPASVWLKQPNCDARDLLPPEWEQIPVE; from the coding sequence ATGATCGTCACGCGGCTAGAGGGTGGATTGGGCAACCAGCTTTTTCAGTATGCGCTGGGCCGCAAACTTTCTCTTCATCACGGGGTTGAGTTGAGACTTGATTGTGAGTGCTACCGTCGCGACAGCGCCCGCAAATTTGTTTTGGACCAGTTTCCGATACAAGCCACACAAGCCACACTTAGCGACATCTGGCGGGCTTGCCCGAGCGAGGCGGCATCCCGGGTGGTAGTCAGATTACGTCCTTCCCGGCTGGCGCACTCTGTGGCTGCGCGATTGCATTCGCCGTACCGGCTGGGTGAGTTTCATCCGGTGGAGGCGATGCCGCCTTTGATGCACGGGAAGGTGGTCCGTGAACGGCATTATCATTTCGACAAGGAAGTTTTGCGTTCGCCGAACGGTTCGGCCCTCATCGGTTTCTGGCACAGTGAACGCTATTTTCAGGATGTGAGGCCACAGTTGCTGGCCGAGCTGCGAGTGCCGCCGGGAGACTCAGCGATGGCCCGAAGAATTGCGGAATGTGAGTCGGTTTCGCTTCACGTGAGGCGCACGGACATGGTCAAAGACCCGCGTTACACGGCGACAACGGCCCAATACTGTCACCGGGCGATGGAGGTTTTTCGGGCCAAGCTGGAGCGGCCGCAGTTCTTTGTGTTCTCGGATGATGCGGGCTGGGCGTATGAGAATCTGGTCACGTCACCGGATGTTCACATGGTCTCCGAGGAGAAGGGCGGCGATGCGGTGGAGGAGTTCCGGTTGATGTCCCATTGCCGTCACCATGTACTGGCGGCTAGCACGTTCAGCTGGTGGGCGGCATGGTTGAATGACCGGCCGGAGAAGGTTGTGGTGGCACCTCCAGCGTCTGTCTGGCTCAAACAGCCGAATTGTGATGCGCGAGATCTGTTGCCACCAGAGTGGGAGCAGATACCGGTCGAGTGA
- a CDS encoding DUF268 domain-containing protein has translation MKDRLRKIFLLRFLLESWRALRRHYGLNFGWLKGVSACTQFYREFRAFQMMQPKNPHFTLNPDNLYPCLLDRTDTTPLEPVYFVQDTWFAHRLSQVRPLQHVDVGSSAKTMALVAQFVPVTMVDIRPVVLKAVDFSFREGSILSLPFADSSVASLSSLCVVEHIGLGRYGDPFDPWGSEKAWQELLRVLQPGGHLYISVPIDSANHVYYNAHRAFTRQYVLQLSAGLELLNEQYLYGYDVQPHYAPERGFGTGMFHFRKPPANTPA, from the coding sequence ATGAAAGACCGCCTGAGAAAAATCTTTCTCCTCCGCTTTCTGCTGGAAAGCTGGCGGGCGTTGCGCCGTCATTACGGCCTCAACTTCGGCTGGCTAAAAGGCGTAAGTGCTTGCACGCAATTTTACCGCGAGTTCCGGGCCTTCCAGATGATGCAGCCCAAAAACCCGCACTTCACCCTCAATCCGGACAATCTCTACCCCTGCCTGCTCGACCGCACTGACACCACTCCTCTGGAGCCGGTTTACTTCGTGCAGGATACTTGGTTTGCTCACCGTCTCTCGCAGGTTCGCCCTCTACAGCATGTGGACGTAGGCTCCAGCGCCAAGACAATGGCTCTCGTCGCCCAGTTCGTTCCCGTCACGATGGTCGATATCCGTCCAGTAGTGCTGAAAGCTGTCGATTTTTCATTCCGTGAAGGCTCTATCCTCTCTCTGCCCTTTGCAGATTCTTCCGTCGCCAGCCTTTCATCTCTCTGTGTAGTAGAGCACATCGGCTTGGGCCGATACGGAGATCCTTTCGACCCCTGGGGCAGTGAAAAAGCCTGGCAAGAGCTGCTTCGCGTACTGCAACCCGGCGGTCATCTTTACATCAGTGTGCCGATAGATTCGGCGAACCACGTGTATTACAACGCCCACCGTGCCTTCACGCGGCAGTATGTCTTACAACTCTCCGCCGGCTTGGAACTGCTCAACGAACAATACCTCTACGGCTACGATGTGCAGCCCCATTACGCCCCGGAACGCGGTTTCGGCACCGGTATGTTCCATTTCCGAAAACCGCCAGCAAACACTCCCGCCTGA
- a CDS encoding SDR family oxidoreductase → MKALITGGAGFIGSHIAQNLCQRGAKVIVLDNLSLGKRHNLDWANGTKADLEFVEGDVTDQELVKKLIAGCDWVFHEGALPSVPRSVQQPIESNFFNVDGTLRMLLAARDAGVKRFLFASSSSIYGDVDAPKKYEGLPPNPLSPYALQKYAGEKYCQLFHRLYGLPTVALRYFNVYGPRQAFDSPYSGVIAKFCTAMLKGETPVIYGDGLQSRDFTYIDNVVRANLLAAEAPAEKVAGGVFNAATGHSVTLLDLVRDLNDLTGQSIQPRFESGRAGDVRSSLADNSAAEKAFGYKATVTWKEGLAKTLDFYRSQP, encoded by the coding sequence ATGAAAGCACTCATCACCGGCGGCGCCGGTTTCATCGGCTCACACATCGCGCAGAACCTCTGCCAGCGCGGAGCCAAAGTCATCGTCCTCGACAACCTCTCCCTCGGCAAACGTCACAATCTCGATTGGGCGAACGGCACGAAAGCGGACTTGGAGTTTGTCGAAGGCGATGTCACTGATCAGGAGCTTGTCAAAAAGCTCATCGCGGGTTGCGACTGGGTTTTCCATGAAGGCGCCCTGCCCTCTGTCCCTCGCTCCGTGCAGCAACCGATTGAGAGCAATTTCTTCAATGTGGACGGCACTTTGCGCATGCTTCTCGCTGCGCGTGATGCGGGCGTGAAACGCTTTCTCTTCGCCTCATCCTCCTCCATTTACGGCGATGTAGATGCACCTAAGAAATACGAAGGCCTGCCACCGAATCCACTTTCCCCTTACGCTCTGCAAAAGTATGCAGGCGAGAAGTATTGCCAGCTTTTCCATCGCCTCTATGGCCTGCCGACGGTGGCTCTGCGCTACTTCAACGTGTATGGCCCGCGTCAGGCATTCGACTCTCCTTACTCCGGCGTCATCGCGAAGTTCTGCACGGCGATGCTGAAGGGTGAGACACCCGTCATCTACGGTGACGGCCTGCAATCCCGCGACTTCACCTACATCGACAACGTCGTCCGCGCCAACCTGCTCGCTGCCGAAGCCCCTGCTGAGAAGGTCGCTGGCGGCGTCTTTAATGCCGCCACCGGCCACAGCGTCACCCTCTTGGATCTCGTGCGTGATCTGAACGATCTGACCGGCCAGTCCATCCAACCGCGCTTTGAATCCGGTCGCGCTGGTGATGTGCGTTCTTCGCTAGCAGACAATTCAGCGGCTGAAAAGGCTTTCGGTTACAAGGCCACAGTGACATGGAAAGAAGGTCTCGCTAAGACTTTGGATTTCTATCGCTCTCAACCCTGA
- a CDS encoding nucleotide sugar dehydrogenase: MSKRTGIIGLGYVGLPLGLTFAEAGVDILGFDIDQAKITKLNAGESFIMHIPSSRVDAMVKAKRFESTADFKRIAECEAVIICVPTPLGKNNEPDISYIINTGKAMAPHLQKGTVVILESTTYPGTTDTDLREVLEAGSGLKAGHDFHLAFSPEREDPGNPQSQVVSIPKVIGGFTPVCLEKAKAIYGRAIKTLVPVASCRVAEAVKLTENIFRSVNIAMVNELKVVYDAMGIDIWDVINAAKTKPFGFMPFYPGPGLGGHCIPIDPFYLTWKAREYGQRTRFIELAGEINTAMPNYVVERVRLALNSVRKSVAGSRILMLGIAYKSNVDDDRESPSYVLWELLEAQGAHVEYHDPHVPVIRPSREHGHFAGNKSVELTPEKVASYDLVLLSTNHKAVDYALVADHAKLLVDTRNAFAGVVKHPQRYFKA, translated from the coding sequence ATGAGCAAACGTACGGGCATCATCGGTCTTGGTTATGTAGGTCTCCCCTTGGGATTGACCTTCGCAGAAGCTGGCGTCGACATCCTTGGATTCGACATCGATCAGGCCAAGATCACCAAGCTGAACGCGGGCGAGAGCTTCATCATGCACATCCCCAGCAGCCGCGTGGATGCGATGGTGAAGGCCAAACGCTTCGAAAGCACCGCCGATTTCAAGCGCATCGCCGAATGCGAAGCCGTCATCATCTGCGTGCCTACGCCGCTCGGAAAGAATAACGAGCCGGACATCAGCTACATCATCAATACCGGCAAAGCCATGGCGCCTCACTTGCAAAAAGGCACCGTGGTGATCCTCGAATCCACCACTTATCCCGGCACCACGGACACCGATCTGCGCGAAGTGCTGGAAGCCGGTTCTGGCCTGAAAGCCGGTCACGATTTTCACCTCGCTTTCTCCCCTGAGCGCGAAGACCCAGGTAATCCTCAGAGTCAGGTCGTCAGCATCCCGAAGGTCATCGGCGGTTTCACGCCTGTCTGCTTGGAAAAGGCCAAGGCCATTTACGGTCGCGCTATCAAGACATTGGTCCCGGTCGCGTCTTGCCGCGTAGCCGAGGCGGTGAAGCTGACGGAGAACATTTTCCGCTCCGTGAACATCGCCATGGTGAACGAGCTCAAGGTCGTTTATGACGCCATGGGCATCGACATCTGGGATGTCATCAACGCTGCCAAGACCAAGCCGTTCGGCTTCATGCCCTTCTATCCGGGACCTGGCCTCGGCGGTCATTGCATCCCGATTGATCCTTTTTATCTGACTTGGAAGGCCCGTGAGTACGGCCAGCGCACCCGCTTCATCGAACTGGCTGGCGAGATCAATACCGCCATGCCGAACTACGTGGTGGAACGCGTGCGTCTCGCCCTGAACAGCGTCCGCAAATCGGTCGCTGGCTCACGCATCCTGATGCTGGGCATCGCTTACAAATCGAACGTGGATGATGATCGCGAGAGTCCTTCGTACGTCCTCTGGGAATTGCTCGAAGCCCAAGGCGCGCATGTGGAATATCACGATCCGCACGTGCCCGTCATCCGTCCTTCCCGTGAGCATGGCCATTTCGCCGGTAACAAGAGCGTCGAACTGACGCCTGAAAAAGTCGCCAGTTACGATCTCGTCCTGCTCTCCACTAATCATAAGGCCGTGGATTACGCCCTCGTGGCCGATCACGCCAAACTCCTCGTCGATACCCGTAATGCCTTCGCCGGTGTGGTGAAGCATCCGCAGCGTTACTTCAAAGCATGA
- a CDS encoding FG-GAP and VCBS repeat-containing protein, which translates to MRTTLLPAFACALTASTLLAAEPPLPKFRAVDVDTKVEIGYGIAIADVDGDKKPDILLADKNTIQWYRNPTWEKFVIAEKLTEKDHVCIAAADIDGDGKAEIAVGAGWNPGDTVGSGAVFYLIPPADRTQKWEQVALHHEPTVHRMHWIKNAAGKYELIVKPLHGRGNKNNEGEGGKVMAYTMPANPKDEWKTTVVSDKLHASHNFQGVNWDKDAEPEIILGSKEGVFQFDRSGSEWRRTQLTDQPTGEIRDGKLPGGKRFIATIEPMHGTTVASYIPTKDGLWARTLIDETLKDGHGLAIGDVLGIGSDQIVAGWRGMMPKGVPGVRLFTPLDNEGKQWRTTPITGEEVAIEDLKLADLNGDGKLDLILAGRATKNLKILFNER; encoded by the coding sequence ATGAGAACGACTTTGTTGCCTGCGTTTGCGTGTGCTTTGACGGCTTCTACTTTGCTGGCGGCGGAACCGCCTTTGCCTAAGTTCCGCGCGGTGGATGTGGATACGAAGGTTGAGATCGGTTACGGCATCGCCATCGCGGATGTGGATGGGGACAAGAAGCCGGACATTCTGCTGGCGGATAAGAACACGATCCAGTGGTATCGCAACCCGACGTGGGAGAAATTCGTTATCGCGGAGAAGCTCACGGAGAAAGATCACGTGTGCATCGCGGCTGCGGACATTGATGGCGATGGCAAGGCGGAGATCGCGGTTGGAGCGGGTTGGAATCCGGGCGATACGGTGGGGAGCGGCGCGGTGTTCTATTTGATTCCGCCGGCGGACCGGACGCAGAAGTGGGAGCAGGTGGCTCTGCACCATGAGCCGACAGTGCATCGCATGCACTGGATCAAGAATGCGGCGGGCAAGTATGAGCTCATCGTGAAGCCGTTGCATGGTCGCGGGAATAAGAACAACGAGGGCGAAGGTGGCAAGGTAATGGCTTACACGATGCCGGCGAATCCCAAGGATGAATGGAAGACCACAGTGGTCAGCGACAAACTGCACGCGAGTCATAATTTTCAGGGCGTGAACTGGGACAAAGATGCGGAACCGGAGATCATTCTCGGCAGCAAGGAAGGGGTATTTCAGTTTGATCGCAGCGGCAGCGAATGGAGGCGCACGCAATTGACGGATCAGCCGACGGGCGAGATCCGCGATGGCAAGTTGCCGGGTGGCAAACGATTCATCGCCACAATCGAGCCGATGCATGGCACGACGGTGGCTTCTTATATTCCGACGAAAGATGGTCTGTGGGCCCGTACATTGATCGATGAGACGTTGAAGGATGGTCACGGCTTGGCCATCGGCGATGTGTTGGGTATTGGCAGTGACCAGATCGTGGCGGGTTGGCGCGGGATGATGCCGAAGGGGGTGCCGGGTGTGCGTCTCTTCACGCCGCTGGATAATGAAGGCAAGCAGTGGCGCACTACGCCGATCACGGGCGAAGAGGTGGCGATTGAGGATCTGAAGCTGGCGGACTTGAATGGGGATGGGAAGCTGGACCTGATCTTGGCCGGGCGGGCGACGAAGAATTTGAAGATTCTTTTTAATGAGAGGTGA